One genomic window of Actinoalloteichus hoggarensis includes the following:
- a CDS encoding PLP-dependent aminotransferase family protein, with amino-acid sequence MSTVLPPGSRISGTRLAALLGPWRDGSGRQGTARLAASLRQLVLEGALVAGTRLPSERELSASLAVSRTMVTSAVDRLRDEGLLASRQGAGTWVTVQAATREPGGWSAMSEPAPLDLALASPAAIPEFPAAVDRAARRLSPLLAGGGHQLQGLLELRELIADRFTRRGLPTGPEQIMITNGAQHAFALVLRMLVGPGDRVLMEQPGYPNAYEAVHAVNGRIVATALREDGWCLTEMEAAVRQAAPRLAYLMVDFHNPTGLRMTAPERHRLAALLRRTRTMAVVDETLVELDLDHDPAVVPRAKVAPPPMAALAPDQVITIGSTSKLFWGGLRLGWVRTTPELVHRLGAARLGMDLGSPIMEQLVLAELYAEAFTDESTVVTRRLASFAHGRDLAMDLVREHCPGWSVRRPAGGLSLWCDLGAPISVRLSASARDRGVRIVPGDRFAAHGGLRHRLRLPYALPPEQLREAIRRLGLVAAELADQDGPEHEGPVLPVT; translated from the coding sequence ATGTCGACTGTATTGCCGCCGGGTAGCCGCATCTCCGGGACCCGCCTCGCCGCCCTGCTCGGACCATGGCGGGACGGCAGCGGCCGACAGGGCACGGCGCGGCTCGCCGCCTCACTGCGTCAGCTCGTCTTGGAGGGCGCCCTCGTGGCGGGCACCAGACTCCCCTCGGAACGGGAGCTGAGCGCGAGCCTGGCGGTCAGTCGGACCATGGTGACCTCCGCCGTCGACCGTCTCCGCGACGAAGGACTACTGGCCAGCAGGCAAGGAGCGGGAACCTGGGTGACGGTCCAGGCCGCGACGCGGGAGCCGGGCGGCTGGTCCGCGATGTCCGAGCCCGCCCCGCTGGATCTCGCCCTGGCGAGTCCGGCGGCGATACCGGAGTTCCCCGCCGCCGTGGACCGTGCGGCCCGCAGACTCTCCCCTCTCCTGGCGGGCGGCGGACATCAACTGCAAGGGCTGCTTGAGCTGCGTGAGCTGATCGCCGACCGCTTCACTCGGCGTGGCCTCCCCACCGGGCCGGAGCAGATCATGATCACCAACGGCGCTCAGCATGCCTTCGCCCTGGTGTTGCGGATGCTCGTCGGTCCCGGCGATCGCGTGTTGATGGAACAGCCCGGTTACCCCAATGCCTACGAGGCCGTCCACGCGGTGAACGGACGGATCGTGGCCACCGCGCTCCGTGAGGACGGCTGGTGCCTGACCGAGATGGAGGCCGCCGTCCGCCAGGCGGCGCCTCGCCTCGCCTACCTGATGGTCGACTTCCACAACCCCACCGGCCTCCGGATGACGGCGCCGGAGCGACACCGACTGGCAGCGCTGCTTCGACGTACCCGGACCATGGCCGTCGTCGACGAGACCCTCGTGGAACTCGACCTCGATCATGATCCCGCCGTCGTCCCGAGAGCGAAGGTCGCTCCGCCACCGATGGCCGCCCTGGCACCAGACCAGGTCATCACCATCGGATCGACGAGCAAACTGTTCTGGGGAGGGCTCCGACTGGGCTGGGTCCGGACGACTCCCGAACTCGTGCACCGGTTGGGCGCGGCGAGGCTCGGCATGGACCTGGGATCGCCGATCATGGAACAACTCGTGCTCGCCGAGCTCTACGCCGAGGCCTTCACCGACGAGTCCACTGTCGTGACCCGGCGGCTGGCGAGCTTCGCACACGGCCGTGACCTCGCGATGGACCTCGTCCGGGAGCACTGCCCGGGCTGGTCGGTGCGGCGCCCCGCAGGCGGGCTGTCACTCTGGTGCGATCTGGGCGCGCCGATCAGCGTGCGATTGTCCGCCTCGGCGCGCGATCGGGGCGTCCGCATCGTGCCGGGGGATCGATTCGCCGCGCACGGGGGACTGAGACATCGCCTCCGGCTGCCGTACGCCCTGCCACCGGAGCAGCTGCGCGAGGCGATCCGACGACTCGGGCTGGTGGCGGCCGAACTGGCCGACCAAGACGGGCCGGAACACGAGGGGCCCGTTCTGCCGGTGACCTGA
- a CDS encoding YczE/YyaS/YitT family protein, protein MAANGSRIDLSTLPLGDRPASRAARLIPGLVLYGASMAVMVRSGLGLPPWDVLHEGLSGRLGLSFGQVTALTGGLVLLAWIPLRQRPGIGTVANILVIALVVDAALAVLPTPRTVVVQSIFLVTGVVLNGLATATYVGARLGPGPRDGLMTGLAERTGRSVQLVRTAIEVLVLTVGWLLGGTLGLGTVCYAVAIGPVTQFFLPLVAVRSRPTVRRPRDGAATATPRPEDAVVKPSPAPSPAPAPVDPGSTTPPAPDHRCTTSSD, encoded by the coding sequence ATGGCAGCGAACGGCTCCCGTATTGATCTCTCCACACTTCCCCTGGGCGATCGGCCTGCGTCCAGAGCGGCCCGGCTGATACCCGGTCTCGTCCTCTACGGGGCGAGCATGGCCGTCATGGTGCGCAGCGGCCTCGGCCTGCCGCCCTGGGACGTGCTGCACGAGGGTCTCTCGGGCAGACTCGGCTTGAGTTTCGGCCAGGTCACCGCACTGACCGGCGGCCTCGTACTGTTGGCCTGGATACCGCTGCGGCAGCGTCCCGGCATCGGGACCGTCGCGAACATCCTCGTCATCGCCCTGGTGGTGGACGCCGCCCTGGCCGTCCTGCCCACGCCGCGGACCGTGGTCGTGCAGTCGATCTTCCTGGTCACCGGGGTGGTGCTGAACGGCCTGGCCACCGCGACCTATGTCGGCGCCCGACTGGGCCCGGGTCCCCGCGACGGTCTGATGACGGGGCTGGCCGAACGGACAGGCCGTTCGGTGCAGTTGGTGCGCACGGCCATCGAGGTCCTCGTGCTCACCGTCGGTTGGCTCCTCGGCGGCACGCTCGGCCTCGGCACGGTCTGTTATGCCGTGGCCATCGGGCCCGTCACCCAGTTCTTCCTGCCTCTCGTGGCCGTCCGCTCCCGTCCGACCGTCCGACGGCCGCGCGACGGGGCGGCGACGGCGACGCCGCGGCCCGAGGACGCCGTCGTAAAGCCGTCCCCCGCACCGTCCCCCGCACCGGCGCCCGTCGACCCCGGGTCGACGACCCCGCCCGCCCCGGACCATCGCTGTACGACGTCCTCGGACTGA